The Streptomyces sp. NBC_01255 genome window below encodes:
- a CDS encoding CitMHS family transporter, whose product MLTVLGFAMIATFLVLIMMKKMSPIAALVLIPALFCVAVGQGAQLGDYVIEGVGKLAPTAAMLMFAIVYFGVMIDVGLFDPIVRGILRFCKADPVRVVVGTAVLAAIVSLDGDGSTTFMITVSAMYPLYKRLGMSLVVMTGVAATANGVMNTLPWGGPTARAATALKLDASDIFVPMIPALGMGLLFVFALAYVLGRRERRRIGYLTLDEVLVPETETVLVAAGGGAGAGTDADAPKKSAGESGAGTATPMATGAGVGAGDGDGFQGLDPNRATLRPKLYWFNAGLTIVLLTAMILELLPIPVLFLLGAALALTVNYPNMAEQKARIAAHADNVLNVSGMVFAAAVFTGVLTGTGMVKHMADWLVGAIPEGMGPHMAVVTGLLSLPLTYFMSNDGFYFGVLPVLAEAGAAHGVSPLEIARASLVGQALHMSSPLVPAVYVLVGMAKVEFGDHTRFTVKWAALTSLVVLAAGILFGII is encoded by the coding sequence ATGCTGACCGTCCTCGGCTTCGCCATGATCGCGACCTTTCTGGTCCTGATCATGATGAAGAAGATGTCGCCGATCGCGGCGCTCGTGCTGATCCCCGCGCTCTTCTGTGTCGCGGTCGGGCAGGGGGCCCAGCTCGGCGACTACGTCATCGAGGGGGTCGGCAAGCTGGCGCCGACCGCCGCGATGCTGATGTTCGCGATCGTCTACTTCGGCGTCATGATCGACGTCGGCCTCTTCGACCCGATCGTCCGGGGCATCCTGCGCTTCTGCAAGGCCGACCCCGTGCGCGTCGTCGTGGGTACGGCGGTGCTCGCCGCGATCGTCTCCCTGGACGGCGACGGCTCCACCACCTTCATGATCACCGTCTCGGCGATGTATCCGCTCTACAAGCGGCTCGGCATGAGCCTCGTCGTCATGACCGGTGTCGCCGCCACCGCCAACGGCGTCATGAACACCCTGCCCTGGGGCGGCCCCACGGCCCGCGCCGCGACCGCGCTGAAGCTGGACGCCTCCGACATCTTCGTCCCGATGATCCCCGCGCTCGGCATGGGCCTGCTCTTCGTCTTCGCCCTGGCGTACGTCCTCGGGCGCCGCGAGCGCAGGCGCATCGGCTACCTCACGCTCGACGAGGTCCTGGTGCCGGAGACCGAGACCGTGCTGGTCGCGGCGGGCGGCGGGGCGGGCGCGGGCACGGACGCGGACGCGCCGAAGAAGTCCGCCGGTGAATCCGGTGCGGGCACGGCCACGCCCATGGCCACGGGCGCGGGCGTCGGCGCGGGTGACGGCGACGGCTTCCAGGGGCTCGACCCGAACCGGGCGACCCTCCGGCCCAAGCTGTACTGGTTCAACGCCGGCCTCACGATCGTGCTGCTCACCGCGATGATCCTGGAGCTGCTGCCGATCCCGGTCCTGTTCCTCCTCGGCGCCGCTCTCGCGCTCACCGTCAACTACCCGAACATGGCCGAGCAGAAGGCCCGGATCGCCGCCCACGCGGACAACGTCCTCAACGTCTCGGGCATGGTCTTCGCCGCCGCCGTCTTCACGGGGGTCCTCACCGGCACGGGCATGGTCAAGCACATGGCCGACTGGCTCGTCGGCGCCATTCCCGAGGGCATGGGGCCGCACATGGCCGTGGTCACCGGCCTGCTGAGCCTCCCGCTCACCTACTTCATGTCGAACGACGGCTTCTACTTCGGCGTGCTGCCGGTCCTCGCGGAGGCCGGCGCGGCCCACGGCGTGTCGCCCCTGGAGATCGCCAGGGCCTCGCTGGTCGGGCAGGCGCTCCACATGTCCAGCCCCCTGGTGCCCGCGGTGTACGTCCTCGTCGGCATGGCGAAGGTGGAGTTCGGCGACCACACCCGGTTCACGGTGAAGTGGGCCGCGCTGACCTCGCTGGTCGTGCTGGCGGCGGGGATCCTCTTCGGGATCATCTGA
- a CDS encoding GntR family transcriptional regulator — protein sequence MTAFAPDSLVLNRKLPLWYQVSQSLRASILGRTPDASLRLPTEEQLAAHYGVSVLTMRQALKELEEEGLISRHRRRGTFIEPGARRSTPRRLLGSIDAIVAQQSGERTTVLGHGAGPVPGELTEYFPDVTEVVAYRRLRRDGETGEPTNWVENAVRPELAAAIDPADLERWPMTKVLRDVVGVRISRITDTVEARLADPETAGLLQVPLLSPILHYTGVTYDEDGRVVDVARIRYRGDRFSFTVTVEAH from the coding sequence GTGACCGCCTTCGCCCCCGACTCGCTGGTCCTGAACCGCAAGCTGCCGCTCTGGTATCAGGTCTCGCAGTCGTTGCGCGCCTCGATACTGGGCCGCACGCCCGACGCCTCGCTGCGGCTGCCCACCGAGGAGCAGCTCGCCGCCCACTACGGCGTGAGCGTGCTGACCATGCGCCAGGCCCTCAAGGAGCTGGAGGAGGAGGGCCTGATCAGCCGGCACCGGCGGCGCGGCACCTTCATCGAGCCGGGCGCCCGCCGCTCCACCCCGCGCCGGCTGCTCGGCTCGATCGACGCGATCGTGGCCCAGCAGTCGGGCGAGCGGACGACGGTCCTCGGGCACGGCGCCGGACCGGTGCCGGGCGAGCTCACCGAGTACTTCCCGGACGTGACGGAGGTCGTGGCGTACCGGCGGCTGCGCCGTGACGGGGAGACCGGCGAGCCGACGAACTGGGTGGAGAACGCGGTGCGGCCGGAGCTCGCCGCCGCGATCGACCCGGCCGACCTGGAGCGGTGGCCGATGACGAAGGTGCTCCGGGACGTGGTCGGGGTGCGGATCAGCCGCATCACGGACACGGTCGAGGCCCGCCTCGCCGACCCGGAGACGGCGGGCCTGCTCCAGGTCCCGCTGCTCTCGCCGATCCTCCACTACACCGGCGTGACCTACGACGAGGACGGCAGGGTCGTCGACGTGGCCCGCATCCGGTACCGCGGCGACCGCTTCTCCTTCACCGTGACGGTGGAGGCGCACTGA
- a CDS encoding TetR/AcrR family transcriptional regulator, with product MAGRAAEPEVIWARPERAGRGPKPAYNRSDIVAAAVRIADADGIDAVSMRRIAGDIGCGTMSLYNYVPRKEDLYELMVDAVSAEYALSDPLGTSGGDWRADMLDMGRQARGILHRHPWVIRLMTTGYAYGPNALRFLEHCLGCLDGLDLPGGTKMELIASVNGTVMTIVANEIALAERARSLPWSGEQEQAVRTAYLMRQIAGGGYPRLASVLAGSGVERLDPEEVFERTLGRVLDSFVPATA from the coding sequence ATGGCGGGCCGAGCGGCCGAACCGGAAGTGATCTGGGCGCGGCCCGAGCGCGCGGGCCGAGGCCCGAAGCCGGCGTACAACAGGAGTGACATCGTGGCCGCCGCGGTCCGCATCGCCGACGCCGACGGCATCGACGCGGTCTCGATGCGCCGCATCGCGGGCGACATCGGCTGCGGCACGATGTCGCTCTACAACTACGTCCCCCGCAAGGAGGACCTGTACGAGCTGATGGTCGACGCCGTCAGCGCCGAGTACGCACTCTCCGACCCGCTCGGCACGTCCGGCGGCGACTGGCGCGCGGACATGCTCGACATGGGCCGGCAGGCGCGCGGGATCCTGCACCGCCACCCCTGGGTGATCCGGCTGATGACCACCGGCTACGCCTACGGCCCGAACGCCCTGCGGTTCCTGGAGCACTGCCTCGGCTGCCTGGACGGCCTCGACCTGCCCGGCGGCACCAAGATGGAACTGATCGCGAGCGTCAACGGCACGGTGATGACCATCGTCGCCAACGAGATCGCCCTCGCCGAACGCGCCCGCTCCCTGCCCTGGTCCGGCGAACAGGAACAGGCCGTCCGCACCGCCTATCTGATGCGGCAGATCGCGGGCGGCGGCTACCCCCGGCTGGCCTCCGTCCTCGCCGGGTCCGGGGTCGAACGGCTCGACCCCGAGGAGGTCTTCGAGCGGACCCTGGGGCGGGTGCTCGACTCCTTCGTGCCGGCGACTGCCTGA
- a CDS encoding molybdopterin oxidoreductase family protein — protein MPTALRICPLCEATCGLTLTLDGSRVTGARGDREDVFSQGFICPKGAAFPEVDADPDRLRRPLVRKDGRLQEASWAEAFDTIAARIRPLIEEYGPDSVGIVLGNPNVHTIAGALYPPLLIGALRTRNLFTASTLDQMPKHVSSGLLFGDPFAVPVPDLDRTHHLLILGANPLDSNGSLCTAPDFPGRLKALKRRGGTLTVVDPRRTRTARLADRHVAIRPGADALLLAALVHTLFEEGLTDLGPLAAHVEGVEDVREAVREFSPEAVAAACDVDAATLRTLARELAAAPSAAVYGRMGSSTVEYGTLGNWLVDVLNVLTGNLDRPGGVLFPLSATAPAPRPAGPGRGFALGRRHSRVSHHPEAKGELPLVALAEEIETPGDGRIRAVITVAANPVLSAPDGNRLDAALDSLDLMVAVDPYLNETTRHADVLLPPPPPSRSAHFDFAFNGFAVRDQARYTPAAVPLEADAMDECEIHARLILAVSGMHGAPPSAVDELAVETTLAKAVTQEHSPAYGADPKEFAERLTGATGPERRLDLMLRLGPYGLTLDELRAHPHGIDLGPLKPRVPDLLKTRSGRIELLPAPLAADLPRLRAALHAVPAPGTLQLVGRRHLRSNNSWLHNTPALGGGSNRCTLQVHPEDAARLRLTDGGLARIAGEGGSLEVPVEITDGVRPGVVSLPHGWGHDRPGTRLAVAAARPGVNVNQLLDGSRIDPLSGTAVLNGFPVEVAPLG, from the coding sequence ATGCCCACCGCCCTGCGCATCTGCCCCCTCTGTGAAGCGACCTGCGGACTGACCCTGACGCTCGACGGCTCGCGCGTCACGGGAGCCCGCGGCGACCGCGAGGACGTGTTCAGCCAGGGGTTCATCTGCCCCAAGGGCGCCGCCTTCCCCGAGGTCGACGCCGATCCGGACCGGCTCCGCCGCCCGCTCGTCCGGAAGGACGGCCGACTCCAGGAGGCGAGCTGGGCCGAGGCGTTCGACACCATCGCCGCCCGGATCAGGCCGCTGATCGAGGAGTACGGGCCGGACTCCGTGGGTATCGTCCTGGGCAACCCCAACGTGCACACGATCGCCGGCGCCCTCTACCCGCCCCTCCTCATCGGCGCCCTGCGTACGCGGAACCTCTTCACCGCGTCGACGCTCGACCAGATGCCCAAACACGTCTCCAGCGGCCTGCTGTTCGGGGACCCCTTCGCCGTACCCGTCCCGGACCTGGACCGCACCCACCACCTCCTGATCCTCGGCGCCAACCCGCTGGACTCCAACGGAAGTCTGTGCACCGCCCCCGACTTCCCCGGCAGGCTCAAGGCGCTCAAGCGGCGCGGCGGCACCCTCACCGTCGTCGACCCACGGCGCACCCGCACCGCACGCCTCGCCGACCGCCACGTCGCCATCCGCCCCGGCGCCGACGCGCTCCTCCTCGCCGCCCTCGTCCACACCCTCTTCGAGGAGGGCCTCACCGACCTCGGCCCGCTCGCCGCCCATGTCGAAGGGGTCGAGGACGTACGGGAGGCGGTGCGGGAGTTCAGCCCCGAGGCCGTCGCCGCCGCCTGCGACGTCGACGCCGCCACCCTCCGCACCCTCGCCCGCGAACTGGCCGCGGCGCCCTCCGCCGCCGTCTACGGACGGATGGGCAGCTCCACCGTGGAGTACGGCACCCTCGGTAACTGGCTCGTCGACGTCCTCAACGTCCTCACCGGCAACCTCGACCGGCCCGGGGGCGTGCTCTTCCCGCTCTCCGCCACCGCACCCGCCCCGCGCCCGGCGGGTCCCGGCAGGGGTTTCGCCCTCGGCCGCCGGCACAGCAGGGTCTCGCACCACCCCGAGGCCAAGGGGGAGTTGCCGCTGGTCGCCCTCGCCGAGGAGATCGAGACGCCGGGGGACGGACGCATCCGGGCAGTGATCACCGTCGCCGCCAACCCCGTCCTCTCCGCCCCCGACGGGAACCGGCTCGACGCCGCCCTCGACTCCCTCGACCTCATGGTCGCCGTCGACCCGTACCTCAACGAGACCACCCGCCACGCCGACGTCCTCCTGCCCCCGCCGCCACCCTCCCGGAGCGCCCACTTCGACTTCGCCTTCAACGGCTTCGCCGTCCGCGACCAGGCCCGCTACACCCCGGCGGCCGTCCCCCTCGAAGCGGACGCCATGGACGAGTGCGAGATCCACGCCCGGTTGATCCTCGCCGTGTCCGGCATGCACGGCGCCCCGCCGTCCGCCGTCGACGAGCTCGCCGTCGAGACCACCCTCGCCAAGGCCGTCACCCAGGAGCACTCACCGGCGTACGGCGCGGATCCCAAGGAGTTCGCGGAGCGACTCACCGGGGCCACGGGACCCGAGCGCCGGCTCGACCTGATGCTGCGTCTCGGCCCGTACGGGCTCACCCTCGACGAGCTGCGGGCCCACCCGCACGGCATCGACCTCGGTCCGCTCAAGCCGCGCGTCCCGGACCTCCTCAAGACCCGCAGTGGCCGGATCGAACTCCTCCCCGCGCCCCTCGCCGCCGATCTGCCCCGGCTGCGCGCCGCCCTGCACGCCGTACCGGCCCCCGGCACCCTCCAGCTCGTCGGCCGCCGGCACCTGCGCTCGAACAACAGCTGGCTGCACAACACCCCCGCCCTCGGTGGCGGCTCGAACCGCTGCACCCTCCAGGTGCACCCCGAGGACGCGGCCCGGCTGCGGCTCACCGACGGCGGGCTCGCCCGGATCGCCGGGGAAGGCGGCTCCCTCGAGGTGCCGGTGGAGATCACCGACGGGGTGCGTCCGGGCGTGGTGAGCCTGCCGCACGGCTGGGGCCACGACCGGCCGGGCACCCGGCTCGCCGTGGCAGCCGCCCGCCCCGGCGTCAACGTCAACCAGCTTCTCGACGGCTCCCGGATCGACCCGCTCTCCGGCACCGCCGTCCTCAACGGCTTCCCCGTCGAGGTGGCACCCCTCGGCTAG
- a CDS encoding right-handed parallel beta-helix repeat-containing protein, with translation MSWSRRFVLALSAVLAALAATLLTAPGAQAHEERPVTFPDGSGTVPTLRTGEPDLLVCKTDRADFTRRISAFPAPLKARNLALLDRCAREGYRHLQQAVDAVDRPGMTIAILPGLYEEEPSLPAPTGACASLKAPTSSFGYQILSYEQQRQCPHNQNLVAIFGKKNLQIEGTGATRMDVVIDAKYQKLNGVRADQSDGVYFRNFTAQRTTFNSLYVLAADGFVIDDVLTRWNDEYGFLTFASDHGLYKNCESYGNGDSGIYPGSASNINDGRGYDVPRYSIEITGCRSHHNMVGYSGTAGDSVWVHDNEFDHNMGGASMDSAFPGHPGLPQNHARFERNLIHDNNQNYYPYVADGTCAKPPVDRGYERGVVCPQISMPPGTGIITAGGNWNLYEDNWVYGHQRTAFYLNAVPAFIRGESAWGKQFDTSHHNRYAANHLGVDKAGNSRPNRTDVSWDGQGSGNCWQSDAGASSPGALPGCGERRGDVSGNTDRLVGEPVKLAQLLVCADYSVPERRLPAGCDWYGARGLERVETQLALGSALVLALTGFALWWRRLRGHRLAGVATLVGLAGLTLDVVGSTLALTPTVVPALALLLTGAWWTLIGLALRPTRPVFAWTTVALGALTLLDAFDKAVLMLPGIPLSPAWFRLLLGVVWVLWAVIAAGTRTPETTDPDPEPETETEPATEAEPMEGPATTLAATPTAATPTATATPEAADPRPREEGTA, from the coding sequence ATGTCCTGGTCCCGAAGATTCGTCCTCGCCCTTTCGGCCGTGCTCGCGGCCCTCGCCGCGACCCTGCTCACCGCGCCCGGGGCCCAGGCCCACGAGGAGCGGCCCGTCACCTTCCCCGACGGCTCCGGCACCGTGCCGACGCTCCGCACCGGAGAGCCCGACCTCCTCGTCTGCAAGACCGACCGCGCCGACTTCACGCGCCGGATATCCGCCTTCCCGGCCCCGCTCAAGGCCCGCAACCTCGCCCTCCTCGACCGCTGCGCCCGCGAGGGGTACCGCCACCTCCAGCAGGCCGTCGACGCCGTCGACCGGCCGGGCATGACGATCGCGATCCTCCCGGGCCTCTACGAGGAGGAGCCCTCGCTGCCCGCGCCCACCGGCGCGTGCGCCTCGCTCAAGGCGCCGACCTCCTCGTTCGGCTACCAGATCCTCAGCTACGAGCAGCAGCGGCAGTGCCCGCACAACCAGAACCTGGTCGCGATCTTCGGCAAGAAGAACCTCCAGATCGAGGGCACCGGCGCCACCCGCATGGACGTCGTCATCGACGCCAAGTACCAGAAGCTCAACGGCGTCCGGGCCGACCAGTCCGACGGCGTCTACTTCCGCAACTTCACCGCCCAGCGCACCACCTTCAACTCGCTGTACGTGCTCGCCGCCGACGGCTTCGTCATCGACGACGTCCTCACCCGCTGGAACGACGAGTACGGCTTCCTCACGTTCGCCTCCGACCACGGCCTCTACAAGAACTGCGAGTCGTACGGCAACGGCGACTCCGGCATCTACCCCGGCTCGGCCTCGAACATCAACGACGGCCGCGGCTACGACGTACCCCGCTACTCCATCGAGATCACCGGCTGCCGCAGCCACCACAACATGGTCGGCTACTCCGGCACCGCCGGAGACTCGGTCTGGGTCCACGACAACGAGTTCGACCACAACATGGGCGGCGCCTCCATGGACTCCGCCTTCCCCGGCCACCCCGGACTTCCCCAGAACCACGCCCGCTTCGAGCGCAACCTGATCCACGACAACAACCAGAACTACTACCCGTACGTCGCCGACGGCACCTGCGCCAAGCCGCCCGTCGACCGCGGCTACGAGCGCGGCGTCGTCTGCCCCCAGATCTCCATGCCCCCCGGCACCGGCATCATCACCGCGGGCGGCAACTGGAACCTCTACGAGGACAACTGGGTGTACGGCCACCAGCGCACCGCCTTCTACCTCAACGCCGTGCCCGCCTTCATCCGCGGCGAGTCCGCCTGGGGCAAGCAGTTCGACACCTCCCACCACAACCGCTACGCCGCCAACCACCTCGGCGTCGACAAGGCCGGCAACTCCCGCCCCAACCGCACCGACGTCTCCTGGGATGGTCAGGGCAGCGGCAACTGCTGGCAGTCCGACGCCGGTGCGTCCAGCCCCGGCGCCCTGCCCGGCTGCGGAGAACGCCGAGGCGACGTCTCCGGCAACACCGACCGCCTCGTCGGAGAGCCCGTCAAGCTCGCCCAGCTCCTCGTCTGCGCCGACTACAGCGTCCCGGAGCGCCGCCTCCCGGCAGGCTGCGACTGGTACGGCGCCCGCGGCCTGGAGCGCGTCGAGACCCAACTCGCCCTCGGCAGCGCCCTCGTCCTCGCCCTGACCGGCTTCGCCCTGTGGTGGCGCCGACTGCGCGGCCACCGGCTCGCGGGCGTGGCCACCCTCGTCGGCCTCGCGGGCCTGACCCTGGACGTGGTCGGCTCGACCCTCGCCCTCACCCCGACCGTCGTCCCGGCCCTCGCGCTGCTCCTCACCGGCGCGTGGTGGACCCTCATCGGCCTCGCCCTGCGGCCCACCCGCCCCGTCTTCGCCTGGACCACGGTCGCCCTCGGCGCCCTCACCCTGCTCGACGCCTTCGACAAGGCGGTCCTGATGCTCCCGGGCATCCCGCTCAGCCCCGCCTGGTTCCGCCTGCTGCTCGGCGTCGTCTGGGTCCTCTGGGCGGTGATCGCGGCAGGCACCCGCACACCGGAAACAACCGACCCCGACCCCGAGCCGGAGACGGAGACGGAGCCGGCGACGGAGGCCGAGCCCATGGAGGGGCCCGCCACCACCCTCGCGGCCACCCCCACCGCGGCCACCCCCACCGCGACCGCCACCCCCGAGGCCGCCGACCCGCGGCCCCGCGAGGAGGGGACGGCGTGA
- a CDS encoding type ISP restriction/modification enzyme, which yields MRGVTEASGSDDDLPLLDDLMPWSVAPLRFGRSWIVAPDVRTLRVRWDRLTAAEGAEREALFRPSRARTPSSAVAALPGQRTGTARFARESGPCPEPVRVAHGPFDEQWLLPDHRLIDTARPELWRVAGEPQIFAVEQGYVPGAGGPALLVTAALPEGRSPAGRPGRIRPLFRRPGGREPNLAPGLLPFLTDRYGHEVDAREWLAWTLAAAAPSPAGCRVPLPADPEVWAAGAALGRELADVQLRGALSGSKPRLPGGRRPYVRAAVPARPGDVTYDAGDEVLGLGEGRISPVPAEAWEFRVGGVRVLEQWFAHRTAVAEPGSLEALGPAAWPQEWTSELLDLVTVLALLGAREPERAAFATARAVSREELRAAGVLPVPDRARRPASVLDHQEEGPEGQFALL from the coding sequence ATGCGGGGCGTGACGGAAGCCTCGGGTTCGGACGACGACCTGCCCCTCCTCGACGACCTCATGCCGTGGTCCGTCGCGCCGCTGCGCTTCGGGCGGTCCTGGATCGTGGCGCCGGACGTGCGGACGCTGCGGGTCCGCTGGGACCGGCTGACCGCCGCCGAGGGGGCCGAGCGCGAGGCGCTCTTCCGGCCGAGCCGGGCCCGGACCCCGTCGAGCGCGGTGGCGGCCCTGCCCGGTCAGCGCACCGGGACCGCGCGCTTCGCCCGCGAGTCGGGCCCGTGCCCGGAGCCGGTGCGCGTCGCGCACGGGCCGTTCGACGAGCAGTGGCTGCTCCCCGACCACCGGCTCATCGACACCGCGCGCCCCGAGCTGTGGCGGGTCGCCGGGGAGCCGCAGATCTTCGCCGTCGAGCAGGGGTACGTCCCCGGGGCGGGCGGCCCCGCGCTCCTGGTGACGGCCGCGCTGCCCGAGGGGCGTTCCCCGGCGGGCCGTCCCGGCCGGATCCGCCCGCTGTTCCGGCGCCCCGGGGGCCGCGAGCCCAATCTCGCCCCCGGCCTGCTCCCCTTCCTCACCGACCGGTACGGGCACGAGGTCGACGCCCGCGAGTGGCTCGCCTGGACGCTGGCGGCGGCTGCCCCCTCCCCCGCCGGGTGCCGCGTCCCGCTCCCCGCGGACCCGGAGGTCTGGGCGGCGGGCGCGGCGCTCGGCCGGGAGCTCGCCGACGTGCAGCTGCGGGGCGCCCTGAGCGGGTCGAAGCCGAGGCTGCCAGGCGGGCGGCGCCCCTATGTGCGGGCGGCGGTCCCGGCGCGGCCCGGGGACGTGACGTACGACGCGGGGGACGAGGTCCTGGGCCTCGGCGAGGGCCGGATCTCCCCCGTACCGGCGGAGGCCTGGGAGTTCCGGGTCGGCGGGGTGCGTGTCCTGGAGCAGTGGTTCGCACACCGGACGGCGGTGGCGGAGCCGGGCTCCCTGGAGGCGCTCGGCCCGGCCGCCTGGCCGCAGGAGTGGACCTCGGAGCTGCTCGACCTGGTCACGGTCCTGGCGCTGCTGGGCGCGCGGGAGCCGGAGCGCGCCGCCTTCGCGACGGCCCGCGCGGTGTCCCGGGAGGAGCTGCGGGCGGCCGGGGTGCTGCCGGTGCCGGACCGGGCCCGCCGCCCCGCGTCCGTACTGGACCATCAGGAGGAGGGCCCGGAGGGCCAGTTCGCCCTGCTGTAG
- the hmgA gene encoding homogentisate 1,2-dioxygenase, translating to MTTEQARKTAEALTYSTGFGNEHSSEAVLGALPHGRNSPQRAPLGLYAEQLSGSAFTEPRAHNRRSWLYRIRPSAAHPPFTRTDDGALRGAPFTETVPDPNRLRWNPLPEPAPGTDWLAGLWTLGGNGDATQRTGMAVHLYHANASMERVFGDADGELLIVPERGGLLLRTELGLLAVYPGEVALIPRGVRFRVELLEETARGYVCENYGAPFQLPDLGPIGANGLANARDFRAPVAAYEDVEGPVEVVNKYCGHLWSATYGHSPLDVVAWHGNHTPYVYDLRRFNVIGTISYDHPDPSIFTVLTAPSDTPGLAGVDFVVFAPRWLVGEDTFRPPYFHRNVMSEYMGLIEGAYDAKAEGFVPGGGSLHNMMSAHGPDRETFDKASAAELRPQRIDDGLAFMFETRWPVTATPQAANADHLQKGYDDVWQGLERHFRP from the coding sequence ATGACCACGGAGCAGGCCAGGAAGACGGCCGAGGCGCTCACCTACAGCACCGGTTTCGGCAACGAGCACAGCTCGGAGGCGGTCCTCGGCGCGCTGCCGCACGGCCGCAACTCGCCGCAGCGCGCACCCCTCGGCCTCTACGCCGAGCAGCTCAGCGGCAGCGCCTTCACCGAGCCGCGGGCGCACAACCGCCGCTCCTGGCTCTACCGGATCCGCCCCTCGGCCGCGCACCCGCCGTTCACGCGGACCGACGACGGCGCGCTGCGCGGGGCGCCCTTCACCGAGACCGTGCCCGACCCCAACCGGCTCCGCTGGAACCCGCTGCCGGAGCCGGCCCCCGGCACCGACTGGCTCGCCGGCCTGTGGACCCTCGGCGGCAACGGCGACGCGACCCAGCGCACCGGCATGGCCGTGCACCTCTACCACGCCAACGCCTCCATGGAGCGGGTCTTCGGCGACGCCGACGGCGAGCTCCTGATCGTCCCCGAGCGCGGCGGCCTGCTCCTCCGTACGGAGCTGGGCCTGCTCGCCGTGTATCCCGGCGAGGTCGCGCTGATCCCGCGCGGCGTCCGTTTCCGCGTCGAGCTCCTCGAAGAGACCGCCCGCGGCTACGTCTGCGAGAACTACGGGGCACCTTTCCAGCTCCCCGACCTCGGCCCGATCGGCGCCAACGGCCTCGCGAACGCCCGCGACTTCCGAGCCCCCGTCGCCGCCTACGAGGACGTCGAGGGACCGGTCGAGGTGGTCAACAAGTACTGCGGCCACCTCTGGTCGGCGACCTACGGCCACTCCCCGCTGGACGTCGTCGCCTGGCACGGCAACCACACCCCGTACGTCTACGACCTGCGCCGCTTCAACGTCATCGGGACGATCTCCTACGACCACCCCGACCCGTCGATCTTCACGGTCCTCACCGCGCCGTCCGACACCCCGGGGCTCGCGGGCGTCGACTTCGTCGTCTTCGCCCCGCGCTGGCTCGTCGGCGAGGACACCTTCCGCCCGCCGTACTTCCACCGCAATGTGATGAGCGAGTACATGGGCCTCATCGAGGGCGCGTACGACGCCAAGGCCGAAGGCTTCGTGCCCGGCGGCGGTTCGCTGCACAACATGATGTCCGCGCACGGCCCCGACCGGGAGACCTTCGACAAGGCCAGCGCGGCGGAGCTGCGGCCGCAGCGGATCGACGACGGCCTCGCCTTCATGTTCGAGACCCGCTGGCCGGTGACCGCGACCCCGCAGGCCGCGAACGCCGACCATCTGCAGAAGGGGTACGACGACGTATGGCAGGGTCTTGAGCGCCACTTCCGGCCGTAG
- a CDS encoding TetR family transcriptional regulator, whose translation MASVSQTSPKTPPVLRRAPVQQRSAERLARILDACADLLDETGYEQLSTRAVAARAGVPIGSVYRFFGNKRAMVAALAHRNLDQYAERISTRFAATPLLDAYGAIDGVLDEFIAMKRTVPGFALVDFGVPGGAPGETAAESGAESVAGKDVSGEDAGEGAGTADGSAAEDPNHLVAERLCDLLATHLGRTADEVLHRKVLVGVETADALVRLAFRTAPEGDPALIAETRQLLYAYLAPSLA comes from the coding sequence ATGGCTTCTGTGTCCCAGACCAGCCCGAAGACCCCGCCGGTTCTCCGCCGTGCCCCCGTCCAGCAGCGCAGCGCCGAGCGGCTCGCCCGGATCCTCGACGCCTGCGCAGATCTCCTCGACGAGACCGGTTACGAGCAGCTGAGTACCCGCGCCGTCGCCGCCCGCGCGGGCGTCCCCATCGGCTCCGTCTACCGCTTCTTCGGCAACAAGCGGGCGATGGTCGCCGCCCTCGCCCACCGCAACCTCGACCAGTACGCCGAGCGCATCTCCACCCGCTTCGCGGCGACGCCCCTCCTCGACGCGTACGGAGCCATCGACGGGGTCCTCGACGAGTTCATCGCCATGAAGCGGACCGTCCCGGGCTTCGCGCTGGTCGACTTCGGCGTGCCGGGAGGCGCGCCGGGGGAGACGGCGGCGGAGAGTGGTGCGGAGAGTGTTGCCGGGAAGGACGTGTCGGGGGAGGACGCGGGGGAGGGAGCCGGGACCGCTGACGGGAGCGCAGCCGAGGACCCCAATCACCTCGTCGCCGAGCGGCTCTGTGACCTGCTCGCCACCCACCTCGGCCGCACCGCCGACGAGGTCCTGCACCGCAAGGTCCTGGTCGGCGTCGAGACCGCCGACGCCCTCGTCCGGCTCGCCTTCCGTACGGCCCCCGAGGGCGACCCGGCGCTGATCGCCGAGACCCGGCAACTCCTGTACGCCTACCTGGCGCCCTCGCTCGCCTAG